From Micromonospora carbonacea:
TCGTCCTGCCGCCAGGCGCGCACCTGCTGGGCGGTCAGCTCCGGCGGCGGGTCGAGCAGGGCCATCCGGTCGCCCATCTGCTCGCAGTGCGAGATCAGGGCGAGCTGGGCGGCCTTGACCGCCTCCAGGTCGACGACCCCCTGCTGGTACGCACCCATCAGGTCCGGCGCGGCGACCATGGTGATCTCGTCGATGGCCTCCAGCCCGGCCAGGCCGGTGCGGGAGTCGACGTCCCCGGCGAACTCGCCGGCGGTGAGGGCGGCCGGCACGGCGTCGCCGGGGGCGGTGGCCGGGGCCAGGGCGACGGTCTGGTTGGCGGGCCGGGCCAGCCCGTTGGCCGGGCCGACCTCCTCCATGGTGATCAGGTGGGACCGCTCGCGGACCTGGCTGACCACCGAGGTCTTGCTGTTGCGCCGGAACGAGCCGTCGTACTCCTCGGCCACCTGGCCGTCCCGGTGCACGACGAGCCGGAACCGGTCCTCGCCGGCCCCCTCGCCCTCGACGTCGGCGACCTCCACGGTGATCTCGCCGCCGCCGCCGGTCGGGAGGGCGGCGACCCGGAACGTGCCGAGCGCCGACGGCTCCCCGGCGGGCAGCGCCTTCTGCCCGCCCCGGCCGCCGGTCGTCCGGCCGGTCGACGGGTCGCCGATCCGCACGACGTAGCAGACGCCCCCGCCGTTGGCGAAGTACCCGTACACCGCGTGCGCCAGGTAGGCGCCCTCGACCATCCCGCCGAAGAGCTGGACGTACTGGCTCCAGTTGGTGACCAGGGTCGGCGCGTGGAAGGGCCCCTTCTCGGCGAATCCCAGGAAGGCGGTGACCGCGGTCCCGACGCCCTCGATGGGACGCGAACCGCTCTGCACCTCCTCCACGTACACGCCCGGGGACAGGTACGTCGGCATGCAAGCTCCTCTGCCAGGTCGGCGGACGCTGGCCAGCCTGCTCGGCCGGGGAACCGGCGGGAAGGTCCCTACGGGCTACGCGGGGGCAGAGTCCCGCACCGCAGGGGCACCCCGTTGCCCCGCCCAGGGGCGCGGGCCGTCTTCCTGGCCGCGTGGTCCTCCCCGGGCGTCCGGAAGCTCTCGTACGCTGAGCCCGCGCTCGCCACCGGACGTCCGCGTACCACTCGGACCCGCGTCACGAGGAGGTGCCAGCACATGCGCCGTCACCGCACCGAGCTGACGCCGGGGCCCGAGGAACACCGGCGGCCGGGCCCGCCCCCGTCCCCCGACAGCCGGCGCGACGAGGCCACGATGCCGGGGCGGGACGCCCCCGGAAACGACCCGGCGCAGGTCGTCGCGTTGCAGCGGACGGTGGGAAACCGCGCGGTGGGCCGGTCGATTGGGTGGGACCAGCACGAGCACGGCGCGGGGTGCGGGCACGTCACACCGACGGGCACAGAGGCCCGGCGCGGGGCGGACGGCGGCGACCGGCACGCCCTGGCGCACGAGCTGACCCACGCCGTCCAGCAGCGGCTCGGCAGCCCGGTGGCGGGCCGCGACGACGCGCCGACCCCGATCCAGCGGTACCTCACCGTCGCCCCCGGGGCGGCCGAGTACCCGCAGCTCGGCACCGCGGAATCGGACACCCCGAACCCGAACTTCTTCCCCGCCCAGGTGCCCGTCGACGACAGCTACGTGGGGCCGGACGGCTCGCTGCACGTCGAATACCTGGGGCAGGCGCCCCTGCGGATCTCGGACAAGCTCGACCTGGCCATCGAGGACACCGGAGGCTCCTGGCGGCAGGCCAAGACCTTCTTCGCCACCGAGCGGCGCATAGCCGAGGCCAACGCCAATCTGAAGGGGCGGGTCCGGTTCGAGGCCGGCAGCGACTACCTGGAGCTGCGGCGGACCCGGCGGTTCCTCAAGGTCAAGATCGGCGAGCAGGAGCAGACCCTCTGGCAGGTCGAGCCGGTTCGCTACTCGGTCGGGGGAGTGGAGATGGGCCGGGGCCTCGATGTTCGGCTCGCCCAGCGGTGCAACGAGATGGCCACGGCGGTGACCAATCGACAGGGCCTGGCCGTCGAGGGGGAGGAGCGCTACTTCGACGCCATCGCCCGGCTCCTCGGTGCGCTGACCCCGACGTCGGCAGCCGCGTACCGGCAGCAGGTGCAGGCGGCCAAAGCCGCGGCGAGCAGGGACGCCAGCGCCGCGAACGTGAGCGCCCTCTCGGCTGTGTACGCCGCCCAGATCGGCGCCGTGATGGACCTCCGGGCCGACGAACGCTTCCCGGACCTGGTCAGCCGCTTCGGTCTGAACGCGTTCACCCCGCCGCCGCAGATCGGCGACGTCCTCATGATCAAGTCTTTGGAGCGGGACGCCAGCTCGGGCGAGTTGGACTTCCACTTCGCGGGCGTCGTCGCCCGTAGCGGGACCGACTACGTCACGATGGAGAACTTCGCCCGGCACGAGAGCACCGCCACACTCAGCTCCGGCGACCCACAGTGGTACTTCCAGATGTACGGCACAGCCGACCCCGAGCAGAGCTTTCACCGCGAGTGGGACTGGGAGGGCCGGTTTCCCGGCCGTTTCACCCTCACCATCCGCCTCGGCGGCTAGGCCAGCGGCTCGATACGGTCCCGCCGCCGACTGCGACGAGGAAGGTCCCCGACATGCACCGCATCCGGCCCGGCCAGGACTCCGACGCGCGGGAGCAGCAGCCGGCCCGCCCCGCCCCACCGGCTACCCGGCACACCGGCGCGCCCGCACCGGCCGGCGGGACCGGCCCGGAGGAACTCGCCGGCCTGCAACGGACGATGGGCAACCGGGCGGTGGCCCGGCTGATCGAGCAGGATCGGCACGGGCACGCCCCCGGCTGCGGCCACGACGCCCCCGCCGTCCAGCGTTCCACCGCCCACGAGGTGCTGCGCGGCGGAGGCCGTCCACTGGACGAGACGACCCGGGTCGACATGGAGGGCCGGCTCGGGGCGGACTTCTCCGACGTGCGGGTCCACGACGACGCGGCAGCGCGCACGTCGGCGGCGGAGCTGGGCGCGCGGGCGTACACCTCCGGCAACCATGTGGTGCTCGGCGAGGGCGGCGCCGACCGGCACACCCTGGCACACGAGCTGACCCACGTCATCCAGCAGCGACTGGGCCCGGTCGCGGGCACCGACGACGGCACCGGGCTGCGGGTCAGCGACCCCGGCGACCGGTTCGAACGAGAGGCTGAGGCGACCGCGTCCCGGGTGCTGGCGGACGGGACCACCTAGCCGGGTGGGCGTCCCCGCGCACCTGACCACCAGCGAACGGAGGGCTGACGGGGCCGCCGGGGGACCCGGCCGCACGGCACCCGTCAGGCCCGGCGGGGCCGCACGCCGTTTCGGGGCGCGGCCGGCAGGACCAGCCGGCCCAGCTTGCGATACTCGCGTTGGGCGGCGGCCGTCACCATCGCCATCGTCACCGGGCCGCCCGCCGCGGCGGCCAGGTAGCCGGCGCTGACCGCGCAGGCCCGGATGCCGCCCCCGCTCAGCTCGAAGTCCAGGGCGCACCGGTCCAGGTCGACGTCGGCGGCCCGGGGCAGCTCGGTGCCGAGGCAGCGGTCCCACAACGCCCGCCGCTGCGTCACGTCCGGCACCGGGAAGTCGACGATCACGTCGAGCCGGCGCAGGAACGCCTCGTCCAGGTTGGCCCGCAGGTTCGTGGTCAGCACGGCCACCCCGTCGAACGACTCCATCCGCTGCAACAGGTACGCGCTCTCCAGGTTGGCGTACCGGTCGTGCGCGTCGCTGACCTCGGAACGCTTCCCGAAGATCGCGTCCGCCTCGTCGAACAGGAGCAGCCCGTTGACCCCGGCCGCCTCGGTGAAGATCCGCTCCAGGTTCTTCTCGGTCTGGCCGACGTACTTGTCGACCACCGTGGACAGGTCCACCACGTACAGGTCGAGCCCCAGGTCGGCGGCGACCACCTCGGCCGACATCGTCTTGCCCGTGCCGGAGTCCCCGGCGAACAGGGCGGTCACCCCGCGCCCCCGGCCCCCGCCGGGGCGCAGCCGCCACCCGCCCAGCACCTGCTCCCGGTGCCGCACCCGCAGCGCCAGCTCGGCGAGCTGCTCCCGGACCGGGGCGGGTAGGACCAGGTCGTCCCAGCCGACGGCGGGCTCCACCCGCCGGGCCAGCCGCTCCAGCGCCGCCGCGTTCTGCGAGCGCACCCCCGCCCGCACGTGCCGCGCGGCGACCCGGTCGACGCCGTCGAGGACCGCGTGCTGCGCCGCCGCGACCGCCGCCCGCCGCACCTGGCCGGGTGTCAGCACGTACGCGGCCAGTTCCCGCTCCGGGTCGACGTCGGTGGCCACCCTCACCGGCCGCCCGGCCAACGCGTCCCGCCACAGCCGGGCCCGTTCCGGCGCGCCGACCGGGGCGGCGGTCACCAGCAGCGGGGACTCCTCGGCCCAGTCCGGATCCCAGCGCAACCGGCCCGTGAGCAGCACCGGCACGGGCAGCGCCGTGAGCCGGCGCAGGAGCCGGACGTGGGCCGGGCCCGCCGCCGGGTCCAGGGCGTCGACCGGGCCGGCGACGAGTCCCGCCCGGCGCAGCCGGGCCTCCCGGACCACGGCGGCGAGGGACTCCGGCGGCGTCGGGTTGCCGCCCAGCGCGTCGAGGTCGAGGAGCAGGACCGACCAGCCGGCGGCGGCGAGGGCGGCGCAGGCCAGCCCCTCGGCCGTCCCGCCGGGCTCCTCCCGCAGGTAGGCCAGCCGGTCACCGGCGCGGATCGCCGCCGCCAACCCGCCGACGGCCGACCGACCCCGCCCCGGCTCCGGGCCCGGCCCGTCGGGCGCGACCCCGGGCGGCCGGCGGAGCAGGCCGTCGACCCGCCCGTCGGCGGCGTCCGAGCCGAGCAGGTGACCGGTGACCCGGTCGGGGACCCGCAGGGTGCGGGTCAGGAAGGGCCGGTCGGCCTCCTCGACCAGGAGCAGGCCCCCGGCCACCAGCGGCCCGTCGGGGGTGAGCCGCGCCCGCCCCGGCCCGGCGACGGGGGCCACGCCGCAGAGCGACAGGGCCAGCCCGGTCGTCGCCCGGGGGCGGGTCACGTCGTCGTTGAGGTAGCCGTAGAGCTTCTCGTAGCGCCGGTCCAGGTCGGGCAGGAGCGCGATCAGCAGCAGCTCGACGTCCAGCGGGGCCAGCGCGAAGTCCGCCGCCAGCTCCGCCAGCGGCACCCGCGCGCCCGCCGCCCGGGCCCGACCGGCCCACCGGTCGGCGGCCGCCACCGCCTCGGCGGCGATCTCGTCGGGGGCGGGCGGGGCGGGACCGTCCACGAGCCGCCAGGCGTCGTCGTCGGAGACGCGCAGCCCGCGCAGCGGGTCGTCCGGGGCCGGGTCGGTCGCCCGCGCGGCCTGCACGGCCCGCCGGACCCGCTGCTCCGCCAGGAACAACCGGGCCCGCAGGTACGCGGTGCCGGGCGGCTCGGCGCGTGCCGCCTCCGGCCCGGCAAGCGAGGGGCCGGCGGTCGGCGCGTCGCTCACCGGGTCACCGGAGCCGCGTCGGGCATCCGCGTCGCTCACCGGGTCGTCGGAGCCGCGTCGGGCATCCGCGTCGACGGTGGCGGTCACCGGCGGTCGCCCCGGATCGGCCCGCCGGTGCCCTCCCGGCGCTGCCGCTCGGCGGCGGTGCCCCGCGCCCGGCGTACCCCGACGGGGGTGACGCCGTCGGCGGGATCCGGGTAGCGCAGCCGCCGGGCCTCGACCTCCGCGGCCCGCCCCGCCGGCCCGCCACCGGCCCGGTCCCCGGCGCGCAGCCGGAGGCCGTCGGTGACGGGCTGGGCAGCGAAGGTCGCGGACGCCGCGATCGGCGTGGTCACCACCAGGTCCAGCGACGGCTTCAGCGAACCCCCGAGGGCCGACCAGATGTCGGCCAGCCCCCGGTCCCGCGACGGCGGCACCGCGACGCTCATCGGCACGGTCAGGCCCAGCGCGGCCAGCCCGCCGACCAGCCGGGACGGCGGCAGCACGTCGTGCACGACCAGCCCGGCCAGCAGCACCGACAGCAGCCGGTGCTCGTCCTGCGGCTGCGCCGTCCACGCCGTCACCAGGTACGACAGGGCGAAGTACCGGGGCGGGCGGTGCTCCGCGACGACCGCGCCGGCGGAGTCGTACTCCTCGACCCGACCCTCCCGGCGGTGGGTCAGCTCCTCGCGGACGTCGTAGAGGAACAGGTTCACCGTCGGGGCGTTGCGCCGGGCCTCCCACTCCCGGGTCGGCGCGTCGAAGGCGAGCAGCACGTCGGTGCCGGCGAGCATCTCGTCGGTCAGCAGCGCGTGCAGCGCCTCGTCCACCTCGTGGATCATCGTCGTCCCCTCACCAGCCGCGGAACAGCAGGCCGGGCGGCTGCTGGGCGGGCAGGATCACCCGGAAGTCGGCGCGGACGGTGCCGAAACCCGGGCCGGTGGCCAGGATCCGGCGGGGCCCGAGCTGGTCGCGCGGCACCACCAGCAGCTGCGCGGCGAACGTGCCGTCGGCCGCCGGCACGGCCGGGTTCGCCGCCGAGGTCAGGCCGACGTCCCAGGCCAGCCGCACCGGCACGCCGGGCGGGAAGTCGGTGCCCCGCACGGAGGTGACGAAGCCGGGCGGCCCGATGGCCGGCACGGCGACGATCCGGGGTCGCAGCACCCGCAGCGGCGCCTGGGCGGTGTCGTCGAGACCGCCGTCGGCGGCCACCGTGCCGCGCACCGTCGTCGCCGTCGCCTCGTCCGGGGCCAGCACGAACTCCAGGGACCGGCCGGCGCCCGGGGCGAGGTCGGGGACCGGGCAGGAGGTCGCGGTGCACCCCGCCGGCCGGGTGCGCACCGGCACCCCGGCCGGCAGGGCGGGGGTGATCCGGACCCCGGTCGCCGGCAGGCCGCCGGTGTTGCGGACCGTGTAGGTCACCGTGACCGTCCCACCCACGTACGCCGGGACGGGGTCGACCGTGACCGTGATGTCGAGGCCCGCCGGCGGGGGGCCGGTGGGCGGCGGGCCCGTCGGCGTCGGCGTGGCCGTCGGGGTCGGCGTCGGGGTGGCCGGGGGCGGGGTGGTCGTCGGCGGCGGGACCGGGACGACCGTCACCGGCACCGACGCCGTGTTGTCCGAGGGCCGGGCGTCGGCCGTCCAGCCCCCCACCGTCCACTCCAGCGGGTACGTCCCGGCGGTCACCCCGGTCAGCTCCACGCGGACCCGCACCGTGTTGCCCAGCCCGACCGGGCCCAGGTCGCAGCCCGGCGGGGCGAGCTGGCAGGAGCCCACCTCCGGTGCCAGCGCGGTGACCCGGACCCCGGCGGGCACCCGCAGGTCGAGGCGGACGTTCGCCGCCGGGGTCGGCCCCCGGTCGGTCACCGTCAGCGTCAGCGTGGTGCGCTCGCCGACCCGCACCGGTGCCGGCGGTTGCTCGACGGCCGTGGCCAGGTCCACCGACCGCTGCCAGGTCGGCTTGCGGTGCCGGCCGGGGAACTCCCAGGTCAGCCCGTCGAAGACGGCGGTGTCGAAGTCGTACGTCTTGACGTACTCGGGGCTGGCCGGCTCGGTGTACCGGCGCGAGTTGAGGGCGAGCCGGTGCCCGTCCGGCGACCAGGCGACGTCGCGCGGCCGGTGCGGCCCGTCCGGCGGAGCGACCAGCGGGCCGGCGCAGTCCACCCCGGGGGTCTGCGGCGCGAGCACCTGGCAGTCGTCGCCGTCGGTGCCGGTGACGACCAGCCCGTCGGGGCCCCGGCCGAACGCGATCCGGCCGCCGTCCGGGGAGAAGCTCGGGCCGTAGTCCGCCCCGACACACCCGGGGCAGCCGGCGTCGGTCAGGTCCCGCTGCCCGCTGCCGTCGCGGGCGTCGACCGTCCAGACGTGGCTGTCGGCGGCCGCCCCCTCCGGCTGCCCGCGCACCAGGGCCAGCCTCGACCCGTCCGGCGACCAGGCCGGCTGGCTGTCGGAGCGGTCCGGGTCGCCGCCCGACCCGACGGTGAGCAGGTGCTCCCCGGTGGTCACGTTTGCCACCACCACCCGGCTGGGCCCGCCCGGCCCGGCGAGCGCGTACGCGACGCGGGTGCCGTCCGGCGACCACGCCGGGTCGGTCTCGATGTCGGTGTCCCCGCGACCGGCGAGGGGAAGCAACCGGGGATCGCCGCCGTCGGCGTCGACGATCCAGAGGCGGGACACCCGGTTGCCGCCCACGGTCTCGAACCGGTTCACCACGATCCGCCGGCCGTCCGGCGAGTAGTCGGGGCGGGCCGTCCACGGGTCGCCGTCGACGGGCCGCCACAGCAGGTCCGGGTCCGTCGCCGCCCCCGGGTCCTCCCGCAGCACGGTCAGCCCGAGGTCACGGGGGTCGGTGGCGTCGGGGCGGACGTCCTGCAACGTCACCGTGTACCGGTCCGGCGCGCTCGTCCGGCTGACCACCAGCACCGGCGTGCCCGCACCCGGCGGGACGTACCAGGCGGGGTCGCCGACGAGGCGGTCCTCGGCGAGGCGGAGCACCGCCTCGCACGGGCACCAGTCGGGGCGCGGCACCCCCGTGTAGACCAGGTCGGCCGCCCCCCGCGTGCCGTCGGTGGTGGTGCGACTCAGGAACGCCAGGGTCGTCCCGTCCGGCGACCAGCTCGGCTGGTGGCTGTCCCACGACGGGGCGAGCAGCAGCCGGTCGTCGCCCCCGACGGTGTTGATCAGGTGGATCTGCCGGGCGTCCGGGTCCTGCGGCGCGGCCGTGTACGCGATCCGGTCGTGCGTCGGGTCCGGGTCCCACGCCGGCTCCCCGGCCCCCTCCGGCCGGGCGGTCAGCGCGGTCACCGGCCCGCCGTCCACCGACGCCCGGTGCACCTGCGGCACGCCCGCGTCGTCGCGCCGCTCGAACGCCAGCGTCGTGCCGTCGGGTGACCAGGTGGGCCGGCGGTTGTCGTTGGTGCCGTCG
This genomic window contains:
- a CDS encoding phage tail sheath family protein, with protein sequence MPTYLSPGVYVEEVQSGSRPIEGVGTAVTAFLGFAEKGPFHAPTLVTNWSQYVQLFGGMVEGAYLAHAVYGYFANGGGVCYVVRIGDPSTGRTTGGRGGQKALPAGEPSALGTFRVAALPTGGGGEITVEVADVEGEGAGEDRFRLVVHRDGQVAEEYDGSFRRNSKTSVVSQVRERSHLITMEEVGPANGLARPANQTVALAPATAPGDAVPAALTAGEFAGDVDSRTGLAGLEAIDEITMVAAPDLMGAYQQGVVDLEAVKAAQLALISHCEQMGDRMALLDPPPELTAQQVRAWRQDEAGYDSRYAALYYPWVKVFDPSTGRAVFLPPSGHLAGLWSRNDTERGVHKAPANEVVRGVVDLQNNVTKGEQDLLNPIGVNCIRAFPGRGVRVWGARTLSSDPAWRYINVRRLFNYVEESILLGTQWVVFEPNDQRLWGTIRRNITAFLTEEWRRGALFGATAAEAFYVKCDQETNPPEVIDRGQVVCEIGICPVKPAEFVVFRLAQFSDSTSLVSD
- a CDS encoding ATP-binding protein encodes the protein MTATVDADARRGSDDPVSDADARRGSGDPVSDAPTAGPSLAGPEAARAEPPGTAYLRARLFLAEQRVRRAVQAARATDPAPDDPLRGLRVSDDDAWRLVDGPAPPAPDEIAAEAVAAADRWAGRARAAGARVPLAELAADFALAPLDVELLLIALLPDLDRRYEKLYGYLNDDVTRPRATTGLALSLCGVAPVAGPGRARLTPDGPLVAGGLLLVEEADRPFLTRTLRVPDRVTGHLLGSDAADGRVDGLLRRPPGVAPDGPGPEPGRGRSAVGGLAAAIRAGDRLAYLREEPGGTAEGLACAALAAAGWSVLLLDLDALGGNPTPPESLAAVVREARLRRAGLVAGPVDALDPAAGPAHVRLLRRLTALPVPVLLTGRLRWDPDWAEESPLLVTAAPVGAPERARLWRDALAGRPVRVATDVDPERELAAYVLTPGQVRRAAVAAAQHAVLDGVDRVAARHVRAGVRSQNAAALERLARRVEPAVGWDDLVLPAPVREQLAELALRVRHREQVLGGWRLRPGGGRGRGVTALFAGDSGTGKTMSAEVVAADLGLDLYVVDLSTVVDKYVGQTEKNLERIFTEAAGVNGLLLFDEADAIFGKRSEVSDAHDRYANLESAYLLQRMESFDGVAVLTTNLRANLDEAFLRRLDVIVDFPVPDVTQRRALWDRCLGTELPRAADVDLDRCALDFELSGGGIRACAVSAGYLAAAAGGPVTMAMVTAAAQREYRKLGRLVLPAAPRNGVRPRRA
- a CDS encoding DUF4255 domain-containing protein → MIHEVDEALHALLTDEMLAGTDVLLAFDAPTREWEARRNAPTVNLFLYDVREELTHRREGRVEEYDSAGAVVAEHRPPRYFALSYLVTAWTAQPQDEHRLLSVLLAGLVVHDVLPPSRLVGGLAALGLTVPMSVAVPPSRDRGLADIWSALGGSLKPSLDLVVTTPIAASATFAAQPVTDGLRLRAGDRAGGGPAGRAAEVEARRLRYPDPADGVTPVGVRRARGTAAERQRREGTGGPIRGDRR
- a CDS encoding DUF11 domain-containing protein translates to MRPTRRSPLVAAATAVAALLGAWALAVPPDRASYAEPADLPPVTDLRVAYLGTGHRSIGVVSGTGAEATAPPLFGGGPAHFDDEVSATGDVVVWVSRRASELAQLWVRRGAEEPTCLVDDPAQVAGSPAVSPDGTRVAFEQTREGVGSWHDIFVVGVDGTGLRQVTDGTNDNRRPTWSPDGTTLAFERRDDAGVPQVHRASVDGGPVTALTARPEGAGEPAWDPDPTHDRIAYTAAPQDPDARQIHLINTVGGDDRLLLAPSWDSHQPSWSPDGTTLAFLSRTTTDGTRGAADLVYTGVPRPDWCPCEAVLRLAEDRLVGDPAWYVPPGAGTPVLVVSRTSAPDRYTVTLQDVRPDATDPRDLGLTVLREDPGAATDPDLLWRPVDGDPWTARPDYSPDGRRIVVNRFETVGGNRVSRLWIVDADGGDPRLLPLAGRGDTDIETDPAWSPDGTRVAYALAGPGGPSRVVVANVTTGEHLLTVGSGGDPDRSDSQPAWSPDGSRLALVRGQPEGAAADSHVWTVDARDGSGQRDLTDAGCPGCVGADYGPSFSPDGGRIAFGRGPDGLVVTGTDGDDCQVLAPQTPGVDCAGPLVAPPDGPHRPRDVAWSPDGHRLALNSRRYTEPASPEYVKTYDFDTAVFDGLTWEFPGRHRKPTWQRSVDLATAVEQPPAPVRVGERTTLTLTVTDRGPTPAANVRLDLRVPAGVRVTALAPEVGSCQLAPPGCDLGPVGLGNTVRVRVELTGVTAGTYPLEWTVGGWTADARPSDNTASVPVTVVPVPPPTTTPPPATPTPTPTATPTPTGPPPTGPPPAGLDITVTVDPVPAYVGGTVTVTYTVRNTGGLPATGVRITPALPAGVPVRTRPAGCTATSCPVPDLAPGAGRSLEFVLAPDEATATTVRGTVAADGGLDDTAQAPLRVLRPRIVAVPAIGPPGFVTSVRGTDFPPGVPVRLAWDVGLTSAANPAVPAADGTFAAQLLVVPRDQLGPRRILATGPGFGTVRADFRVILPAQQPPGLLFRGW
- a CDS encoding eCIS core domain-containing protein, producing the protein MHRIRPGQDSDAREQQPARPAPPATRHTGAPAPAGGTGPEELAGLQRTMGNRAVARLIEQDRHGHAPGCGHDAPAVQRSTAHEVLRGGGRPLDETTRVDMEGRLGADFSDVRVHDDAAARTSAAELGARAYTSGNHVVLGEGGADRHTLAHELTHVIQQRLGPVAGTDDGTGLRVSDPGDRFEREAEATASRVLADGTT